From Dermochelys coriacea isolate rDerCor1 chromosome 23, rDerCor1.pri.v4, whole genome shotgun sequence, one genomic window encodes:
- the NDUFA3 gene encoding NADH dehydrogenase [ubiquinone] 1 alpha subcomplex subunit 3, whose translation MAALSKIGAFLKNAWAKEPVITVSFAIGILAAVAPLLSPYTKFSGMINRATPYVYPVPVRDDGNMPNIPSHPCDKEGPNLDWLKKL comes from the exons ATGGCGGCGCTGAGCA agATCGGTGCCTTCCTGAAGAACGCCTGGGCCAAGGAGCCCGTCATCACCGTCTCCTTCGCCATCGGCATCCTGG CCGCGGTGgcgcccctgctcagcccctacACGAAGTTCTCCGGCATGATCAACCGAGCGACGCCCTACGTCTACCCAG TGCCTGTGCGAGATGATGGCAACATGCCCaacatcccctcccacccctgtgaCAAGGAGGGGCCCAACCTGGACTGGCTGAAGAAGCTGTGA